In Phyllostomus discolor isolate MPI-MPIP mPhyDis1 chromosome 2, mPhyDis1.pri.v3, whole genome shotgun sequence, the following are encoded in one genomic region:
- the LOC114513419 gene encoding matrix Gla protein, translated as MKSLLLLSILAALAVAALCYESHESMESYEISPFIDRRYANTFISPQQRWRAKIQERMRERSRPLQEYNREACDDVRLCEHYARVFGYNAAYNRYFRQPRGGK; from the exons ATGAAGAGCCTGCTGCTTCTCTCCATTCTGGCTGCCCTGGCCGTGGCCGCTTTGTGTTACG aatCTCATGAAAGCATGGAATCCTACGAAATCA gTCCCTTCATTGACAGGAGATATGCTAACACCTTTATATCCCCGCAGCAAAGATGGAGAGCTAAAATCCAAGAGAG GATGCGAGAACGCTCCAGGCCTCTCCAAGAGTACAACCGGGAAGCCTGTGATGACGTTAGACTTTGCGAACACTACGCCAGGGTTTTTGGCTACAACGCTGCCTACAATCGCTATTTCCGGCAGCCCCGAGGGGGCAAATAA